The Daucus carota subsp. sativus chromosome 7, DH1 v3.0, whole genome shotgun sequence genome window below encodes:
- the LOC108193626 gene encoding uncharacterized protein LOC108193626 gives MKKFYEEKYKNTFWLRQNFTQKRWRSFRKQATTTALLLLFFFLFIAVLVFAGYINITVHTGHSAEKPIISISRMAETPLLPPLDCLAWNETQKCPQSNPVLLKYMLNHDPSMNMACPEYFRWIHEDLRHWRETGISKDMVDRANRTAHFRLVIIDGKAYVEKYVKSIQTRDLYTIWGIVQLLRWYPGRLPDLDMMFDCNDRPVIRSKDHRGPNAAPPPLFRYCSDVWSMDIVFPDWSFWGWVETNIKPWANVVKDIKEGNKRTKWKDREPFAYWKGNPSVAATRADLMRCNVTDKTDWNARLFIQDWNKESKVGYKQSNLEDQCTYRYKIYIEGWAWSVSEKYILACDSPTLLVTQRFYDFFTRGMVPLQHYWPIRDRDKCRSLKFAVEWGNNNTEKAQAIGKASSRFIQEELKQEYVYDYMFHLLNEYAKLLKYKPSIPPNAIELCPETMACLAGGDYNKFMMASLVNSPRDSVPCTMPPPYDAQALKAFIDTQIGSTRKVEAWENEYWEKLNKKQ, from the exons ATGAAGAAGTTTTACGAAGAGAAGTACAAGAATACCTTCTGGCTCAGACAGAATTTTACGCAGAAAAGATGGCGGTCATTCAGAAAGCAAGCGACAACCACTGCTCTGCTGcttctcttcttcttcctcttcatcgCCGTCTTGGTTTTTGCAGGCTACATCAACATA ACTGTACATACAGGGCATTCAGCTGAAAAACCAATCATTAGTATTTCAAGAATGGCAGAGACTCCTCTTCTGCCACCTCTAGACTGTCTGGCATGGAATGAGACACAAAAATGTCCGCAATCTAATCCGGTGCTGCTCAAATACATGCTGAATCATGACCCTTCAATGAACATGGCCTGTCCTGAATACTTCCGTTGGATTCATGAAGATCTGAGGCATTGGAGAGAGACAGGGATTTCGAAAGACATGGTTGACAGAGCTAATAGGACTGCACATTTTCGGTTAGTGATCATAGATGGCAAGGCTTATGTAGAGAAATATGTCAAGTCTATTCAAACCAGAGACTTGTATACTATATGGGGTATTGTACAACTTTTAAGGTGGTACCCTGGGAGGCTGCCTGATCTTGATATGATGTTTGATTGCAATGATCGGCCAGTAATTCGATCAAAGGATCATCGCGGGCCTAATGCAGCCCCCCCACCATTGTTCCGGTATTGTTCAGATGTATGGAGCATGGATATTGTGTTCCCTGATTGGTCGTTTTGGGGATG GGTAGAGACCAATATAAAACCATGGGCAAATGTAGTGAAGGATATAAAGGAAGGAAACAAGAGAACCAAGTGGAAAGACAGGGAGCCCTTCGCGTATTGGAAGGGTAATCCCTCTGTGGCTGCAACCAGGGCAGACCTCATGAGGTGCAATGTCACCGATAAAACGGACTGGAATGCTCGCCTGTTTATCCAG GACTGGAATAAAGAATCCAAGGTAGGATACAAGCAATCGAATCTTGAAGATCAGTGCACTTACAG atataagatatatatagaaGGATGGGCTTGGTCAGTAAGCGAAAAATACATACTGGCATGCGACTCTCCAACCTTATTGGTTACACAGCGCTTCTATGATTTCTTCACAAGAGGCATGGTACCATTGCAACACTATTGGCCTATCAGAGACAGAGATAAATGCAGATCTCTCAAATTTGCTGTTGAATGGGGAAATAATAATACTGAAAAG GCACAAGCCATTGGCAAAGCATCGAGTCGCTTCATCCAAGAGGAACTGAAACAGGAATATGTGTATGATTACATGTTCCACCTGCTTAATGAATACGCAAAACTATTGAAGTACAAGCCCAGCATACCTCCGAATGCTATAGAACTGTGTCCAGAAACAATGGCATGCCTTGCTGGTGGTGATTATAACAAATTTATGATGGCCTCCTTGGTGAATTCTCCGAGGGATTCAGTTCCATGCACCATGCCTCCTCCCTATGATGCTCAAGCTCTAAAAGCATTCATCGATACTCAGATTGGATCAACAAGGAAAGTAGAGGCTTGGGAAAATGAGTACTGGGAAAAACTTAACAAAAAGCAATGA